In one Bradyrhizobium cosmicum genomic region, the following are encoded:
- a CDS encoding dicarboxylate/amino acid:cation symporter codes for MSSIAAAPAAEPKPLYTSLFVQVLAALILGIILGMVVPDFAIGLKILSDAFLKLISMIVAPIVFCVVVHGIAGAGDLKKVGRVGVKALIYFEVMTTVALVVGLILAYLFGPGHGMNIDPSTLDAKALNTYADNAHKLQGGGIGSFLLNVIPTTSFDALSRNDVLQVLFFAVLFGVGLALVGGEKGKLVTSIIDAASTVLFRVMGLIVRIAPLGVLGAVAYTVGKYGVGSLKQLVSLVALFYVSVGIFVLGVLGGVMALAGINILKFLSYLREELTIVLATASSDAVLPQIMKKLERMGVKDSVVGLVIPTGYSFNLDAFSIYLTLAVVFIAQATNTPLSFGDLLLVLGVSLITSKGAHGVPGSAIVILAATLNAVPSIPAIGLVLVLSVDWFIGMARAVGNLTGNCVATVVVAAWEGDLDREKAAKVLDGGELVDVTAG; via the coding sequence ATGTCAAGCATTGCCGCGGCACCCGCCGCCGAGCCAAAGCCGCTTTACACCTCGCTGTTCGTCCAGGTTCTTGCCGCTCTGATCCTCGGCATCATCCTCGGCATGGTTGTCCCCGACTTTGCCATCGGCCTGAAAATCCTCAGCGACGCCTTCCTGAAGCTGATCTCGATGATCGTGGCACCCATCGTGTTCTGCGTTGTCGTGCATGGCATTGCCGGCGCCGGCGACCTCAAGAAGGTCGGCCGGGTCGGCGTCAAGGCGTTGATTTATTTCGAGGTGATGACCACGGTGGCTCTCGTGGTAGGTCTCATCCTGGCCTACCTGTTCGGCCCCGGCCATGGCATGAACATCGATCCCTCGACGCTCGACGCAAAGGCGCTCAATACCTATGCCGACAACGCCCACAAGCTCCAGGGCGGCGGCATCGGCTCCTTCCTGCTCAACGTCATCCCGACCACCTCGTTCGATGCGCTGTCGCGCAATGACGTGCTCCAGGTGCTGTTCTTCGCGGTCCTGTTCGGCGTCGGCCTCGCACTGGTCGGCGGCGAGAAGGGCAAGCTCGTCACCTCGATCATCGACGCCGCCTCCACCGTGCTGTTCCGCGTCATGGGGCTCATTGTTAGGATTGCTCCACTGGGCGTGCTCGGCGCGGTCGCCTACACCGTCGGAAAATATGGTGTCGGCTCGCTCAAGCAGCTCGTCTCGCTGGTGGCGCTGTTCTACGTCTCGGTCGGCATCTTCGTGCTCGGCGTGCTCGGCGGCGTGATGGCGCTGGCCGGAATCAACATCCTCAAATTCCTTTCCTACCTGCGCGAGGAGCTGACCATCGTGCTCGCAACCGCCTCCTCCGACGCCGTGCTGCCCCAGATCATGAAGAAGCTGGAACGGATGGGCGTGAAGGATTCCGTCGTCGGGCTCGTCATCCCGACCGGCTACTCCTTCAACCTCGATGCCTTCTCCATCTACCTCACGCTGGCCGTCGTCTTCATCGCGCAGGCCACCAACACGCCGCTGTCCTTCGGCGACCTCCTGCTGGTGCTCGGGGTATCCCTGATCACGTCAAAGGGCGCGCATGGCGTTCCGGGCTCGGCGATTGTGATCCTGGCGGCGACGCTGAACGCGGTGCCGAGCATTCCCGCGATCGGCCTCGTTCTGGTGCTCTCGGTCGACTGGTTCATCGGCATGGCCCGCGCGGTCGGCAACCTCACCGGCAATTGCGTGGCGACGGTGGTGGTCGCGGCCTGGGAAGGCGACCTCGACCGCGAAAAAGCGGCCAAGGTGCTCGACGGCGGCGAGTTGGTGGACGTGACCGCGGGTTAG